A single window of Chloracidobacterium sp. DNA harbors:
- a CDS encoding HDIG domain-containing protein — MSKRIQDMKTPFARRREKVVALLAKPFGRLSADQQFWAGFVGLCLFTTLLIHNPLWRASSEQAYKEGEIARESIIAPADVFFADVEESERLRIEARNAVKPIFRYESNKSDQAVQRFLSSWEKLQRHGDEPVKTKPSNSDAKSETHWSGAGGPEVGKTLAARTYSRNEIEAVQSALKESSEGYIFDDSDRQYFQSEVFVFDRAKPNQQSTVKMPESNWTPLSAAREKLKTRLTSIKSLAPKEVDAFYIAAEILVEPSVAYDSVATETARNSAADSVEPKTISLKRGQKIVDEGDIITQPMLSKIAAIRNYATSTRQLNRFVGVLILISGLFWVAWKFIQNRGIVPRLALSPRKTFALLGFVVLVQTALMAVFFRLVDFTAIQNIKAPLNDPMIWAFAVPFATGSLLMTLLADRPTALFTGLMTAMIAGFLAPRGLEFAVYAALASSVAVYGIGRYRSRQTVTIAGALVGAVSVGLALALIAFSQQPIVLNTILLAAACALASGIMTAAVTAVLLPICETSFGILTDVKLLELSNADLPVLGQLAMRAPGTNQHSHAVGQLSEEACRVVGGNGLLARIGALYHDIGKTAAPEHFVENQLAKNPHDRLKPTQSAKIIISHVTYGMKLGKEMGLPQRIIDFIPQHHGTRTLHYFLKKAQAEAHDDADISENDFRYPGPKPQFKEAAIMMIADSCEAGARSLAEPTPENIRFIVTKIIDAILQDDQLDECDLTLRELTQIRESMIRSLVAIYHSRVDYPGYVPPNSGQFKFPQAEIDSEERGFKYANPADIPVSLGGEIEDEAIDRTVEPA, encoded by the coding sequence ATGAGTAAGCGGATCCAGGATATGAAAACGCCGTTCGCACGGCGCCGTGAAAAGGTCGTCGCACTTTTAGCGAAGCCGTTCGGCCGACTTTCTGCGGATCAGCAGTTCTGGGCCGGCTTTGTAGGTCTATGTCTATTTACAACGCTTTTGATTCACAACCCGCTTTGGCGAGCGTCAAGTGAGCAGGCTTACAAAGAAGGCGAGATCGCACGCGAGAGTATCATCGCACCGGCCGATGTTTTCTTCGCCGACGTAGAAGAGTCCGAAAGGTTACGGATCGAAGCCAGGAATGCCGTTAAACCGATCTTTCGGTACGAGTCAAATAAATCAGATCAGGCAGTACAAAGGTTCTTGTCCTCGTGGGAGAAGTTGCAAAGGCACGGAGACGAACCGGTAAAGACTAAACCCTCAAACTCTGATGCTAAATCAGAAACACATTGGTCAGGTGCGGGAGGCCCGGAGGTCGGGAAAACTCTAGCTGCGAGAACGTATAGCCGAAACGAGATCGAAGCTGTTCAAAGTGCGCTGAAAGAATCCTCCGAGGGATATATTTTCGATGACTCCGACAGACAGTATTTTCAAAGCGAGGTCTTTGTTTTTGATCGGGCCAAGCCAAATCAGCAGTCGACCGTAAAAATGCCGGAAAGTAATTGGACCCCACTGTCCGCCGCCCGCGAAAAGCTCAAGACAAGGCTAACGTCGATCAAAAGTTTGGCACCTAAAGAGGTCGACGCCTTTTATATAGCGGCGGAGATCCTGGTAGAGCCAAGCGTGGCATATGACAGCGTCGCTACTGAAACCGCTCGAAACAGCGCGGCCGACAGCGTCGAGCCGAAGACAATTTCATTAAAGCGTGGTCAAAAGATCGTTGACGAGGGCGACATAATTACCCAGCCGATGCTGTCTAAGATCGCCGCGATCCGGAATTACGCAACTTCTACACGACAGCTAAATCGATTTGTTGGAGTTCTGATCTTGATATCCGGACTATTTTGGGTCGCGTGGAAGTTTATTCAGAACCGGGGAATCGTGCCGCGTCTTGCCCTTTCACCGCGAAAGACTTTTGCATTACTTGGATTTGTGGTTCTTGTTCAAACTGCATTGATGGCAGTTTTCTTTCGCCTCGTCGATTTTACGGCCATACAGAACATCAAGGCTCCGCTAAATGACCCGATGATATGGGCGTTCGCGGTGCCGTTTGCAACCGGCAGTCTTTTGATGACACTTTTGGCCGATCGGCCAACGGCACTCTTCACCGGACTTATGACTGCCATGATCGCGGGATTCCTTGCCCCGCGAGGGCTGGAATTTGCAGTTTACGCAGCACTTGCATCCTCGGTGGCAGTATATGGGATCGGACGATATCGAAGCCGCCAAACCGTTACGATAGCGGGAGCGCTCGTCGGTGCTGTAAGCGTCGGGCTTGCGTTGGCACTGATCGCGTTTAGCCAACAGCCTATCGTATTGAATACCATCCTCTTAGCCGCCGCCTGTGCCCTGGCCAGCGGTATAATGACGGCAGCAGTCACTGCCGTTTTATTACCGATATGCGAAACGTCGTTCGGCATTTTGACCGATGTAAAGTTACTGGAATTATCGAATGCGGACCTGCCGGTGCTCGGCCAGTTAGCGATGCGTGCTCCGGGGACTAATCAGCATTCGCACGCCGTCGGACAGCTTTCCGAAGAAGCCTGCCGTGTGGTGGGCGGAAATGGACTACTGGCACGCATCGGTGCCCTCTACCATGATATCGGAAAGACCGCGGCTCCTGAACATTTTGTCGAAAATCAACTCGCTAAGAACCCGCACGACCGGTTGAAGCCAACACAGAGTGCCAAGATCATAATCAGTCACGTCACCTATGGAATGAAGCTCGGCAAGGAAATGGGGCTTCCTCAGCGGATCATCGACTTCATTCCGCAACATCACGGAACACGTACCCTGCATTACTTTCTGAAAAAGGCACAAGCGGAGGCGCACGACGATGCTGATATATCCGAAAACGACTTTAGATATCCCGGCCCAAAACCGCAGTTCAAAGAGGCGGCAATAATGATGATCGCAGATTCGTGCGAGGCCGGAGCACGGAGTTTGGCTGAGCCGACACCGGAAAATATCAGATTTATCGTGACCAAGATCATTGATGCCATCCTGCAGGACGATCAACTCGACGAATGCGATCTGACATTGAGGGAACTGACACAGATACGAGAATCAATGATAAGGTCACTTGTGGCGATCTATCATTCGCGGGTTGATTATCCCGGTTATGTGCCGCCAAATTCGGGCCAGTTCAAATTTCCACAGGCTGAGATCGATAGTGAGGAGCGGGGATTCAAATACGCGAATCCGGCAGATATTCCGGTTAGCCTCGGCGGCGAGATCGAAGATGAAGCGATCGACAGGACTGTTGAACCTGCTTAG
- the hflX gene encoding GTPase HflX, protein MNIVHGFTRGLKHNQLKRIEKLGTRRIAPDAIVSPELARQMSEISHETGRQVGVLINRKGQIEYVMVGTAKGIELPDFGRARVSEDRFRGLRCVHTHLLGEKLTQDDLTDLALLRLDLMSIIQVERKGGLPGLVYSAHLVPTNAENLEAEAQSLPYEFLEPNIPSLLDTDFISLINSLEDEMARIRLTARTRQTGRDRAILVGVTTGDVELAEESIAELNELAASADVVILDTIIQRRPRIDPKTVLGKGKLDELLIRSMRLGADILVFDTELSPAQVRSLSDATELKVIDRPQLILDIFAQRAQSREGKLQVELAQLKYLLPRLVIGQNSAFSRLAGGIGGRGPGETKLETDRRRVRDRIAQLERQVDNLGHQRQERRKRRVQKHLPIISLVGYTNAGKSTLLNSLTQSSVFAEQKMFATLDPTSRRLRLPYDQEVIINDTVGFIRDLPEALVSAFRATLEEISDSDLLIHVVDASNPRVRQQIDSVGKILNDLDYNEIPQLIVSNKSDLLPEQEIERLARQIELESGKHSVAISAIRRETLRPMVEAIGDIISVPRPQYGEPVSEESGIPEPIGVEA, encoded by the coding sequence ATTAATATAGTTCACGGCTTTACTCGCGGCCTCAAGCATAATCAATTAAAACGTATCGAAAAGCTCGGTACCCGTCGGATCGCGCCTGATGCGATCGTTTCACCCGAACTCGCGCGGCAAATGTCGGAGATATCGCACGAAACCGGTCGGCAGGTTGGAGTTCTCATCAATCGAAAAGGACAGATCGAATATGTAATGGTTGGTACTGCAAAGGGGATCGAATTACCTGATTTTGGACGTGCCCGAGTGTCGGAAGACCGTTTCCGAGGTCTGCGATGCGTACATACACATTTGCTTGGCGAAAAACTTACGCAGGACGATCTCACAGACTTGGCACTTCTACGGTTAGATCTGATGTCGATAATCCAGGTCGAACGAAAGGGCGGACTGCCTGGTTTGGTCTACTCGGCTCACCTTGTGCCGACGAACGCTGAGAATCTTGAGGCTGAGGCTCAATCGCTACCTTACGAATTTCTCGAACCGAATATCCCGTCACTACTCGATACGGATTTCATCTCTCTGATCAACTCACTCGAGGATGAAATGGCCCGAATACGGTTAACCGCGCGGACACGCCAAACTGGCCGCGATCGAGCGATCCTTGTTGGGGTGACTACCGGAGACGTCGAATTAGCGGAGGAGTCGATCGCCGAATTGAATGAACTTGCCGCTTCCGCCGATGTCGTGATCCTCGATACGATCATTCAGCGCCGCCCGCGGATCGACCCGAAAACCGTTCTCGGAAAAGGCAAGTTGGACGAACTTCTGATTCGATCGATGCGACTCGGGGCAGATATTTTGGTTTTTGACACCGAGCTTTCACCGGCACAGGTACGTAGCCTGAGTGATGCAACCGAATTGAAGGTAATAGACCGACCACAGCTAATTTTGGACATTTTTGCGCAGCGTGCACAGAGTCGTGAGGGCAAGCTACAGGTGGAATTGGCGCAGTTGAAATACCTTCTGCCTCGGTTGGTCATCGGGCAAAACTCGGCATTTTCGAGGTTAGCGGGCGGTATCGGCGGCCGCGGACCGGGCGAGACTAAGCTCGAAACTGACCGAAGGCGTGTTCGCGACCGTATCGCTCAATTGGAAAGACAGGTTGATAACCTCGGCCATCAGCGGCAAGAAAGACGTAAAAGGCGGGTACAGAAACATCTGCCGATCATCTCGCTCGTGGGATATACTAACGCAGGTAAATCGACGTTGCTCAACAGCCTGACCCAGAGCTCCGTATTTGCTGAACAAAAGATGTTCGCGACACTTGATCCGACATCAAGACGCCTGAGGCTTCCTTATGATCAGGAAGTTATCATAAATGATACCGTCGGTTTTATTCGGGATCTGCCCGAGGCATTGGTCTCAGCGTTTCGGGCAACGCTCGAAGAGATTTCGGACAGCGATCTATTGATACACGTGGTCGACGCGTCAAATCCGAGAGTACGTCAGCAGATCGATTCAGTCGGAAAGATACTGAACGATCTCGACTACAACGAGATACCACAACTTATCGTCTCGAATAAGTCAGATCTGCTGCCGGAGCAAGAGATCGAACGACTGGCAAGACAGATCGAACTTGAAAGTGGTAAACATAGCGTGGCAATTTCAGCTATTCGTCGTGAAACATTGCGGCCAATGGTCGAGGCCATCGGTGACATAATTTCGGTACCGCGGCCCCAATACGGTGAACCGGTTAGTGAGGAATCCGGCATTCCGGAACCGATCGGGGTCGAAGCATAG
- a CDS encoding NAD-dependent malic enzyme, with product MSHTPTPNASYSLTLRVRIQNRPGKLGEITTAIGHAGGDIEGIDIVSVGKDFLIRDITVNAASEAHSNEIVDSARVIDGVEVVHVSDRTFLMHLGGKIEITSKMQLKTRSDLSMAYTPGVARVCQAIEKDPEKVYNLTIKKNTVAVVSDGTAVLGLGDIGPAAAMPVMEGKCQLFKEFGGVDAFPICLNTKDPHEIIETIKNISVAFGGINLEDISAPRCFEIEDRLKEELDIPVFHDDQHGTAVVVLAALINALKIVGKKMEDVKVVVNGIGAAGVACSKIVMAAGVKNIIGCDTTGAIYNGRKENMNWVKDWYARNTNPENEKGTIHEVIKGADVFLGLSAPGVIDESDLAEMAKDPIVFAMANPTPEIMPEDAVGLVAVMATGRSDYPNQINNVLCFPGIFRGALNCRASRINEDMKLAAAHAIAEIIGPDELHPDYIIPSVFDRRVGEAVAARVEEAAYRTGVARRHRSAADSEF from the coding sequence ATGAGCCACACACCAACACCAAACGCAAGTTACAGTCTTACCCTCCGAGTTCGCATCCAAAACCGTCCGGGAAAGCTCGGCGAGATAACTACCGCTATCGGACACGCCGGCGGAGATATCGAGGGCATCGACATTGTCAGCGTCGGAAAGGACTTCTTGATCCGGGATATCACTGTAAATGCCGCAAGCGAAGCACATTCTAACGAAATAGTTGATTCGGCCCGCGTTATCGACGGCGTCGAGGTCGTTCACGTATCTGACCGTACGTTCCTTATGCATCTTGGCGGCAAGATCGAGATCACATCTAAGATGCAGTTAAAGACGCGTTCCGACCTCTCGATGGCCTATACGCCCGGCGTTGCCCGCGTATGCCAGGCGATCGAAAAGGATCCGGAAAAGGTCTACAATCTCACGATCAAAAAGAATACGGTCGCGGTTGTTTCGGACGGCACTGCCGTACTCGGCCTCGGCGACATTGGGCCGGCTGCCGCAATGCCTGTAATGGAAGGCAAATGCCAGCTCTTTAAGGAGTTTGGCGGCGTCGATGCGTTCCCGATCTGCTTGAATACGAAAGACCCTCACGAGATCATCGAGACCATCAAGAATATCTCTGTTGCATTTGGCGGAATAAACCTGGAGGACATTTCAGCCCCAAGGTGCTTTGAGATCGAGGATCGCCTTAAAGAGGAGTTGGATATTCCGGTCTTTCACGACGACCAGCACGGGACTGCTGTCGTCGTGCTTGCCGCTCTCATAAATGCATTAAAGATCGTGGGCAAAAAGATGGAAGACGTCAAGGTCGTCGTTAATGGAATCGGCGCCGCTGGCGTCGCGTGCTCTAAGATCGTGATGGCGGCCGGTGTCAAGAATATAATTGGCTGTGACACGACCGGAGCCATTTACAATGGTCGAAAAGAAAATATGAATTGGGTTAAGGACTGGTATGCCCGAAATACTAATCCGGAAAATGAGAAAGGTACGATCCACGAAGTGATCAAAGGTGCAGACGTCTTTTTAGGACTGTCGGCCCCAGGCGTCATTGACGAGAGCGATCTGGCCGAGATGGCCAAGGACCCGATCGTTTTTGCGATGGCCAATCCGACCCCCGAAATAATGCCGGAAGATGCCGTAGGGCTTGTCGCCGTAATGGCAACCGGCCGTTCGGATTATCCGAATCAGATCAACAATGTTCTGTGTTTTCCGGGCATCTTTCGCGGGGCGTTGAATTGCCGTGCATCGCGCATCAACGAAGATATGAAACTAGCGGCAGCACACGCCATCGCGGAGATCATCGGGCCAGATGAATTGCATCCGGACTATATTATTCCGTCTGTGTTTGACCGTCGCGTTGGCGAGGCGGTAGCGGCACGTGTAGAGGAAGCCGCGTATCGCACCGGTGTAGCACGGCGGCACCGATCGGCAGCAGACTCCGAATTTTAG
- a CDS encoding hemolysin III family protein, which yields MTKRIKTHLFQLPVEEFANTLTHGVGFLLSLLGFFALVALSWIHGDPIVIFGSVVYGISLVVLYGASTVYHSVTSYRAKKNLQIVDHCCIYLLIAGSYTPFGLVIAVDDFGRNLFLAVWAFAVIGIVIKLIIRDRWPALNVISYLAMGWLGVFAVQPLWQILGVMPVVLTIAGGVAYSLGVIFFPWKSIKHHHAIFHIFILAGSIIHFAAVILYVIPHAANL from the coding sequence ATGACGAAGCGAATTAAAACCCATCTTTTCCAACTTCCGGTCGAAGAGTTTGCGAACACGCTGACTCACGGAGTCGGCTTTTTGTTGAGTCTGCTGGGTTTTTTCGCTCTAGTGGCACTCTCTTGGATCCACGGAGATCCGATCGTAATTTTCGGAAGCGTTGTTTACGGCATATCACTGGTCGTCCTCTATGGTGCCTCAACCGTTTATCATAGCGTAACCTCATACCGCGCTAAAAAAAATCTGCAGATCGTTGACCATTGCTGTATTTACTTGCTTATCGCAGGAAGCTATACGCCGTTTGGACTTGTGATCGCCGTTGATGATTTTGGGCGAAATCTTTTCCTGGCGGTTTGGGCCTTTGCCGTGATCGGAATTGTGATCAAGCTAATCATCCGTGACCGTTGGCCGGCTTTGAACGTAATATCCTACTTGGCTATGGGTTGGCTCGGAGTCTTTGCAGTGCAGCCACTATGGCAGATTCTGGGGGTAATGCCTGTCGTTTTAACCATTGCTGGCGGCGTTGCTTACTCGCTTGGTGTTATCTTTTTCCCTTGGAAGAGTATCAAGCATCACCACGCCATATTCCACATCTTCATACTCGCGGGCAGCATCATCCATTTTGCGGCGGTCATCCTGTACGTGATACCTCACGCCGCGAACTTATAG
- a CDS encoding response regulator transcription factor — translation MKILLVEDEPGLILTLTDRLVSEGFDVTSAADGKAGFETAIAGKFDLMILDVMLPKKNGYDVARDLRQKGVETPILMLTAKGETIDKVLGLKLGADDYLTKPFEVIELLARIEALLRRSPNQTNGTTADVFRFGTVTIDFKRAEVSKGKARVDLSAMEFKLLHYLIENRGNVHSRDHLLDAVWGYDAMPTTRTVDVHIAWLRQKLEENPRHPHYIQTVHGLGYKFAA, via the coding sequence ATGAAGATACTCCTTGTCGAAGACGAACCCGGATTGATTTTGACGCTCACTGACCGATTGGTGAGCGAGGGGTTTGACGTCACTTCGGCCGCCGACGGCAAGGCCGGATTTGAAACCGCAATTGCCGGAAAATTCGACCTGATGATCCTCGACGTAATGTTGCCGAAGAAAAATGGGTACGACGTCGCCCGCGACCTTCGGCAAAAGGGCGTGGAAACTCCTATCCTGATGCTCACGGCTAAAGGCGAGACCATCGATAAAGTACTCGGGCTCAAGCTCGGAGCCGATGATTACTTGACCAAACCTTTCGAGGTGATCGAGTTGCTGGCGCGAATTGAGGCTCTTTTACGAAGGTCACCCAATCAGACAAACGGCACGACCGCAGACGTATTTCGTTTCGGTACGGTTACGATCGATTTTAAGCGTGCCGAGGTGTCGAAGGGCAAAGCTCGGGTTGACCTGTCCGCGATGGAATTCAAACTACTGCATTATTTGATCGAAAATCGTGGTAACGTTCATTCGCGAGATCATCTCCTGGACGCGGTATGGGGCTACGACGCGATGCCGACCACCCGCACGGTCGACGTTCATATAGCCTGGCTACGTCAAAAACTAGAGGAAAACCCGCGCCACCCGCACTATATCCAGACAGTTCACGGTCTCGGCTATAAGTTCGCGGCGTGA
- a CDS encoding HAMP domain-containing histidine kinase: MKRSWSNLVLFVCLTGLLVVIGGLQYRWLSRINESDGEKARKRVSEQAERFAADFNREIQGSYFNFQTDAATWRTGDWAQFNERYDFWREKASYPDLIRDFYFFANNEQDAPIRYDRQSRSFVPAELTDELRKLRAEFGDDSNFKPVLSDVFSFVLPIHDVGPTSERIMIRTTGPAAKPAMKMTPKFGYLLIRLDPSTVKEKLLTDLAAKYFGDGEFNAAVVDASGNNVFRSLNGDAVDAEVPLIDLSPKNFIFFANRDLARSIEAEKRPNVVMSSRIETHSMTQEPQSMSGDRSIKIEVNQDAERSTSIFTATASAQDPAAGPWRLRVQHSSGSLATFLTDTFRRNMAVGFGLLFLLAAAVIAIIVSAWRAKLLAQRQVEFVSSVSHEFRTPLAVISSAGENLADGVTNDSEQVSRYGYLIKSESRKLSTMVEQILEFAGANSGRQKYNFTDVSIDNLIAEAIAECQPMLDEQGIAVWADVATSLPSVMGDTNALAGAIQNLIVNAVKYGNRERWVGVSAESVGGMVRISIEDKGLGMSKSDLRQAFQPFFRSRQVVDAQIHGNGLGLSLVKQIAEAHGGRVAATSELGKGSRFTIELPFS; encoded by the coding sequence ATGAAGCGTTCTTGGAGCAATCTGGTTCTTTTTGTGTGCCTCACCGGCCTATTGGTGGTGATCGGCGGATTGCAGTATCGATGGTTGAGCCGGATAAATGAATCAGATGGCGAAAAAGCTCGGAAACGCGTTTCTGAACAGGCCGAACGATTCGCGGCTGACTTTAATCGTGAGATACAGGGCTCTTATTTTAATTTTCAGACCGACGCCGCGACTTGGCGAACGGGCGATTGGGCTCAGTTCAATGAGCGCTACGACTTTTGGCGCGAAAAGGCTTCGTACCCCGACCTGATCCGGGATTTTTATTTCTTTGCTAACAATGAGCAGGATGCGCCCATTCGTTATGATCGGCAGTCGCGTTCCTTCGTTCCGGCGGAACTTACCGATGAACTCCGGAAGTTACGGGCAGAGTTTGGCGACGATTCTAATTTCAAACCTGTTCTCAGCGATGTATTTTCATTCGTTTTGCCCATCCACGACGTCGGTCCGACGTCGGAACGGATAATGATTCGCACGACGGGCCCGGCGGCTAAGCCTGCAATGAAGATGACGCCGAAATTCGGATATCTATTGATCAGGCTTGATCCGTCGACGGTTAAGGAAAAACTGCTTACTGATCTGGCCGCTAAGTATTTCGGCGATGGTGAGTTTAACGCTGCCGTGGTCGATGCGTCTGGAAACAATGTCTTTCGAAGCCTAAACGGGGATGCCGTCGATGCTGAGGTGCCGCTGATCGACCTTTCGCCCAAGAATTTTATCTTTTTTGCCAATCGCGACCTTGCTCGGTCTATTGAGGCTGAAAAGCGGCCGAACGTTGTGATGAGTTCAAGGATAGAGACCCATTCGATGACTCAGGAGCCGCAGTCAATGTCCGGCGATCGTTCGATCAAGATCGAGGTTAATCAGGATGCCGAGCGCAGCACATCAATTTTTACCGCAACGGCCTCAGCACAAGATCCCGCGGCCGGGCCGTGGCGTCTCCGTGTTCAACATTCGTCGGGTTCGCTCGCAACATTTCTGACCGATACTTTTCGACGAAATATGGCCGTTGGATTTGGCTTATTATTCCTGCTTGCCGCGGCCGTGATCGCCATTATTGTTTCGGCGTGGCGTGCCAAACTGCTGGCACAACGTCAAGTCGAGTTTGTTTCCAGCGTTTCACACGAATTTCGAACTCCGTTGGCGGTCATATCTTCGGCGGGCGAGAATCTGGCTGATGGCGTGACCAACGATTCGGAGCAAGTGTCACGGTACGGTTATCTTATCAAGTCCGAGAGCCGAAAACTATCGACAATGGTCGAACAGATACTGGAGTTTGCCGGTGCGAACTCAGGGCGTCAAAAATACAATTTCACGGACGTGTCTATTGACAATTTGATAGCCGAAGCTATCGCCGAATGTCAGCCGATGCTCGACGAACAGGGAATCGCGGTATGGGCGGATGTCGCCACATCGCTGCCCTCCGTGATGGGCGACACGAATGCACTTGCCGGAGCAATTCAAAATCTGATCGTAAACGCGGTCAAGTACGGCAACAGAGAACGGTGGGTCGGGGTCTCTGCCGAAAGCGTCGGCGGAATGGTTAGGATCTCAATCGAGGATAAAGGGCTAGGGATGTCGAAATCCGATCTGCGGCAGGCGTTCCAACCATTTTTCAGGTCGAGACAGGTCGTAGACGCACAGATCCACGGAAACGGCCTTGGGCTCAGTTTGGTAAAGCAGATAGCCGAGGCACACGGCGGACGCGTTGCGGCAACCAGCGAATTAGGAAAGGGAAGCAGGTTTACGATCGAATTACCGTTTTCCTAA
- the recQ gene encoding DNA helicase RecQ gives MTIARAREILKHQFGYDSFRMNQEPAIEAVLRRDDCVVLMPTGGGKSLCYQIPALILDGLTIVISPLIALMKDQVDALRNNGIAAAYLNSTQTAKEQVEVFKDVRSGRLRMLYVAPERLLQSGDQFIDFLKSITVSLFAIDEAHCISSWGHDFRPEYMQLGRLKSSFPDIPIIALTATADKLVRRDIVERLNILRAEVFVSSFNRPNIFYAVEPKRNSYSQLLVYLDKRRDDSGIIYCLSRASVDALAADLCDEGYSALPYHAGLGKETRDENQSKFLSDETKIVVATIAFGMGIDKSNVRFVVHMDLPKNIESYYQETGRAGRDGLQSDALLFFSWGDVIKLKGFAAVEGNPEQSAIMLRKLDTMGKFGDITTCRRKFLLNYFSEETTDVCGNCDNCNTTFERFDGTIIAQKALSAVVRTGQHFGVSYLIDLLRGSRAKTIRDEHKNLKTYGIGSEISKENWYDYFKDLISQGYLSQTEGQYPVIVLTDKSDAILRGNETVELIKVKAREDKGSSLVGSIEYEYLNDLFDDLKRVRSVLARGENVPPYVIFSDATLIEMATFLPLNLYDLRKMSGIGDLKLAKYGNDFLHEIRDYCRRNAFETRIDLKSPKRERRQRTKRGSRGDDTYTVSLKTFQRCGSIKETAVARGLAISTIEGHLVRFIETGDIKIEELVVANKIDTICKALIETSSNGAIGPAKQLLGDDYSYAEIRAVAAELCRKK, from the coding sequence ATGACGATCGCACGTGCACGCGAAATCCTAAAACACCAGTTCGGTTACGATTCATTTCGGATGAATCAGGAGCCGGCGATCGAGGCTGTCCTTCGCCGCGATGATTGCGTGGTGCTGATGCCGACCGGTGGTGGTAAATCGCTCTGCTATCAGATTCCGGCGTTGATCCTCGATGGTTTGACGATTGTGATCTCGCCATTGATCGCCCTGATGAAAGATCAGGTCGACGCACTACGGAATAACGGCATCGCGGCCGCATACCTTAATTCGACGCAAACGGCCAAGGAACAGGTCGAAGTTTTCAAGGACGTCCGAAGCGGCCGTCTACGGATGCTCTACGTTGCACCGGAGCGACTACTGCAGAGCGGAGACCAGTTCATTGATTTTCTTAAGTCGATCACCGTATCGCTGTTTGCGATCGATGAGGCACACTGTATCTCTAGTTGGGGGCACGATTTCCGACCCGAGTATATGCAGCTTGGGCGGCTAAAGTCGAGCTTTCCCGATATTCCTATAATCGCTTTGACGGCCACGGCGGATAAGCTCGTCCGCCGGGATATTGTCGAGCGGCTTAATATTTTGCGGGCCGAAGTGTTTGTCTCGAGTTTTAACCGGCCCAATATTTTCTACGCGGTTGAGCCGAAACGTAATTCCTACAGCCAGCTACTGGTTTATCTCGACAAACGACGAGACGACAGCGGGATCATATATTGCCTAAGCCGGGCGTCCGTCGATGCTCTCGCTGCGGACCTGTGTGATGAGGGTTACTCGGCGTTGCCGTATCACGCCGGATTGGGAAAGGAGACTCGCGATGAGAATCAGAGCAAGTTTCTTTCTGATGAAACGAAGATAGTTGTGGCGACGATCGCCTTTGGAATGGGAATTGATAAATCGAATGTGCGTTTTGTCGTGCATATGGACCTGCCTAAGAATATCGAAAGCTATTATCAGGAAACCGGCCGTGCTGGCCGCGACGGTCTTCAGAGTGACGCTTTGCTGTTTTTCAGTTGGGGCGATGTGATCAAACTCAAGGGATTTGCGGCGGTCGAGGGCAATCCGGAACAATCTGCGATAATGCTACGAAAGCTTGATACGATGGGCAAGTTCGGCGATATCACGACGTGCCGGCGAAAATTCCTGCTCAACTATTTTTCAGAGGAAACTACGGATGTTTGCGGCAATTGCGATAATTGTAATACGACATTTGAACGGTTCGACGGTACCATCATCGCCCAGAAAGCATTGAGTGCGGTCGTTCGTACGGGGCAGCACTTTGGTGTCAGCTATTTGATCGATCTGCTGCGGGGCTCGCGGGCAAAGACGATCCGTGACGAGCATAAAAATCTGAAGACATATGGAATCGGTTCTGAAATATCAAAGGAGAATTGGTACGACTATTTCAAAGATCTGATATCTCAGGGCTATCTGTCACAGACCGAAGGTCAATATCCGGTGATCGTCCTTACCGACAAGAGCGATGCGATATTGCGCGGAAATGAAACGGTCGAGTTGATAAAGGTCAAAGCTCGCGAAGATAAGGGTTCGTCATTAGTCGGCAGCATCGAATACGAATATCTCAACGACCTTTTTGACGACCTTAAGCGTGTAAGGTCAGTGCTCGCTCGCGGCGAAAATGTGCCGCCATACGTGATCTTTTCGGACGCGACTTTGATCGAAATGGCGACATTTTTGCCGTTGAACCTGTACGATCTACGGAAAATGTCCGGCATTGGCGATCTCAAGCTTGCCAAATACGGCAATGACTTTCTACACGAGATCAGAGACTACTGTCGTCGAAATGCTTTCGAAACACGGATCGATCTTAAATCACCGAAGCGTGAACGCCGGCAACGGACGAAGCGAGGGTCGCGTGGAGACGATACGTATACGGTGTCGCTGAAAACATTCCAACGATGCGGTTCCATTAAGGAAACCGCCGTTGCCCGGGGCCTCGCCATCAGTACGATCGAAGGACACCTGGTTCGTTTTATCGAAACCGGCGACATCAAGATCGAGGAGTTGGTCGTTGCGAATAAGATCGATACGATCTGCAAAGCACTTATCGAAACCTCGTCAAATGGCGCGATCGGTCCGGCAAAACAGTTGTTGGGCGATGACTACTCTTATGCTGAGATCCGAGCGGTGGCGGCCGAGCTTTGCCGGAAAAAATAA